The following coding sequences are from one Xiphophorus couchianus chromosome 7, X_couchianus-1.0, whole genome shotgun sequence window:
- the LOC114148207 gene encoding uncharacterized protein LOC114148207 has translation MDGDCTVYASKHGIESAGRGSSNFEVMDGLLYRRKFERGFINYREVLGEDRRQEAISTFHRRRPGQRHLSLEETYKCVAENYWWEGMYFQIRDFVLHCPQCKNLHSKTSAGFDGRRCVSKTVPSHGADLLSKLRSQREAGQFCDITLRTNGGSFSAHRAVLAAVSDHFHEVLAEMDSSKKADIDLSGFSEDSLLSLLDFSYSSTLCVRQKDLPEVCAMARHLGMWPAVEACSALLKEQEHHLRAPSKAFSSAHACPFSQHRHHQREGLLKLENMNESFSLTLETSDESLQESPKRNLRRMPKSQVQNGLPLSPSHRMKLMDFKSPSSKKACTPRHVIVASRSQNYSPLSTSSTRLLRSSPGAAKEVQRFLPKPETPKKNRKSHSVAQLSCTSRSRAGTSCSPVTVKQEVEEVGEDEEDYARAQEKYKLMNVLGLQRTALLPRPEDLIGWKQKKRLRKLKANNYSLTKRRKPRSLSPGTSYDDMKLALPLCDPVNTRILKKSVKSKGLGSARAEQIPTKRQKSIKQRIPPSDRSMRSKVVLPDLFPCSSRPMFGGRELRRSVRNRDSTQQPLRYNSKKTFVRNVVKIKAETTEYSISSLRLSTHGQSEHASPNSLPSQRTQSRKKVAGDAVKTLRYNSSRPGAKAKLRRASTKEEDKMRGRSREAGRPVVKDPEPNGLSEYTPPPLIYGHPLYKTIKEEPADPVPVGPFPDPPSPDLGKRQSKPPIKLLDSGFLFSFCRPAGGSMTGLKKEEESVAICLTRSVSQVPEKFDTDGSPQRTLRARGPPGLSVVKREERRVTQRRSQRHGRKSREPRTHLDKCTGSRATRTMPKRQNKVHTLSSSRSCAMLDAVHRARLKQLRGPRSQAPKVPKASHACLQCPAAYNDCDALIMHQLRHIDGKHWPCPLCSKTFFRLRNVRNHIRTHDPKLYKCRSCIAAGL, from the exons atggacggCGATTGCACTGTTTATGCGTCCAAGCACGGGATCGAGTCTGCGGGGCGCGGATCCTCTAACTTTGAGGTGATGGACGGGCTGCTGTACCGCAGGAAGTTTGAAAGGGGCTTCATCAACTACCGGGAGGTTCTGGGTGAGGACCGGAGGCAAGAGGCCATCTCCACCTTCCACAGGCGGCGACCCGGCCAGCGCCACCTCTCCCTGGAGGAGACCTACAAATGCGTGGCTGAGAACTACTGGTGGGAGG gAATGTACTTCCAGATCAGAGACTTTGTCCTGCACTGTCCACAATGTAAGAATCTGCACAGTAAAACATCAGCG GGGTTCGATGGTAGGAGGTGTGTATCTAAGACGGTACCGTCACACGGCGCCGACTTGCTGAGCAAGCTGAGGAGTCAGAGGGAGGCGGGGCAGTTCTGTGACATCACCCTTCGAACCAACGGGGGATCCTTCTCAGCTCACCGAGCCGTCCTGGCCGCCGTCAGCGATCACTTTCATGAAGTTTTGGCTGAAATGGACTCGAGCAAGAAAGCAGACATAGATCTCTCTG GTTTCAGTGAGGACAGTCTCTTGTCTCTGCTGGACTTCTCCTACTCGTCCACCCTGTGTGTTCGTCAGAAGGATCTCCCAGAAGTCTGTGCGATGGCGCGTCACCTGGGCATGTGGCCGGCCGTGGAAGCCTGCTCTGCCCTCCTCAAAGAGCAGGAACATCATCTCCGTGCTCCCAGCAAGGCCTTCAGCTCAGCTCATGCCTGTCCGTTCAGCCAGCACCGTCACCACCAAAGGGAAGGACTCTTGAAACTAGAGAACATGAATGAAAGCTTTAGTCTAACACTAGAGACGTCCGATGAGTCTTTACAAGAAAGTCCTAAGCGTAACTTGCGCCGAATGCCAAAATCCCAAGTTCAGAACGGTCTCCCTCTCAGTCCCTCCCACAGGATGAAGCTCATGGACTTCAAGTCTCCCTCTTCCAAAAAAGCCTGCACACCTCGCCACGTCATCGTCGCCAGTCGGTCACAGAACTACTCGCCCCTCTCAACGTCAAGCACTCGTCTTCTCCGTTCCTCTCCCGGAGCCGCCAAAGAGGTTCAGAGGTTCCTACCTAAGCCAGAGACGCCTAAGAAGAACAGAAAGTCCCACTCTGTCGCCCAACTGTCATGCACGTCCAGGTCGCGGGCGGGGACGTCCTGCAGCCCGGTGACggtgaagcaggaagtggaggaggtcggggaggatgaggaggattaCGCAAGAGCGCAGGAGAAGTACAAGCTCATGAATGTCCTGGGACTCCAGAGGACGGCTCTCCTTCCCAGACCAGAAGACCTAATCGgctggaaacaaaagaaacgGCTTCGGAAGTTAAAAGCCAACAACTACTCTCTGACCAAACGACGGAAACCACGTTCTTTATCCCCCGGAACCTCATACGACGATATGAAGCTGGCACTTCCTCTCTGCGACCCCGTCAACACTCGAATCCTCAAAAAGTCGGTCAAGTCCAAGGGTTTGGGATCCGCCAGAGCCGAGCAGATCCCAACGAAGAGGCAGAAGAGCATCAAGCAGCGCATTCCTCCCTCCGACAGGAGCATGAGAAGTAAAGTGGTTTTACCAGACCTGTTTCCATGTTCCTCCAGGCCGATGTTTGGTGGTAGGGAGCTCAGGCGGTCTGTGAGGAATCGCGACAGTACCCAGCAGCCTCTGCGGTATAACAGCAAGAAAACCTTTGTAAGAAACGTGGttaaaatcaaagcagaaaCGACTGAATACTCCATCTCAAGTCTGAGGCTGTCCACACATGGACAGAGCGAACACGCATCTCCAAACTCCCTGCCTTCACAGAGaacacagagcagaaaaaagGTCGCCGGAGATGCAGTGAAAACTCTCCGGTACAACAGCAGCCGACCGGGAGCGAAAGCCAAGCTGAGACGGGCGTCCACAAAGGAGGAGGACAAGATGAGGGGCAGGTCCAGAGAGGCAGGAAGACCAGTGGTAAAGGATCCTGAACCCAATGGTCTTTCAGAGTATACGCCTCCACCCTTGATTTATGGTCACCCTCTttacaaaacaatcaaagaagAACCAGCCGATCCAGTGCCAGTCGGACCTTTCCCTGACCCCCCCTCACCAGACCTGGGCAAACGTCAGAGCAAGCCACCCATCAAACTGCTGGACTCTGGCTTCCTGTTCAGCTTCTGTCGGCCGGCGGGGGGTTCCATGACCGGCctgaagaaggaggaggagagcgtGGCCATCTGTCTGACGCGCTCCGTGTCTCAGGTTCCAGAAAAATTCGACACAGACGGGTCTCCCCAGCGGACGCTGAGAGCCAGGGGCCCGCCGGGCCTGAGCGTGGTGAAAAGGGAGGAGAGAAGAGTCACACAAAGACGGAGTCAGAGACATGGACGGAAGTCCAGAGAACCTCGAACGCATCTGGATAAATGTACTGGGTCCAGAGCTACAAGGACGATGCCAAAG AGACAAAATAAGGTCCATACCCTGAGCAGCAGCCGGAGCTGCGCCATGCTGGACGCCGTACATCGAGCCCGCCTAAAGCAGCTCCGAGGGCCTCGGAGCCAAGCACCCAAAGTCCCAAAGGCGTCCCATGCCTGTCTGCAATGTCCAGCTGCCTACAATGACTGCGACGCCCTAATTATGCATCAGCTGAGGCATATTGATGGAAAGCACTGGCCTTGTCCG CTCTGCAGCAAGACCTTCTTCAGACTGAGGAATGTTCGGAATCACATCCGCACCCACGACCCAAAGTTGTACAAATGCCGGAGCTGCATTGCAGCCGGTTTGTGA